In a genomic window of Sulfitobacter sp. THAF37:
- a CDS encoding nitroreductase family protein, producing the protein MSDRLSTLLAARFSDAPQAPEDLERVASLRAIAGRGSCRSFEPDPIPRDTLRTLGAIALASPSKSDLQQRDIVIVDDAEQKTRLLDLVADQAWTAGVPSLVVFCANNRRQRHLHDMQGLDFANDHLDAFFNASVDAGIALASFVIAAEAAGLGCCPISTIRNRAAEASDILGLPDYVFPVAALAIGRPAAAPPISPRLPLRATLHLDRFNETTVEDIAAYDADRAAVQPYSKQRRTDLYGSSENYTWSMDKARQYSLPERTDFARFIRGKGFRLD; encoded by the coding sequence ATGAGTGACCGGCTTTCCACCCTCCTTGCCGCACGTTTTTCGGATGCACCCCAGGCCCCGGAGGACCTGGAGCGGGTCGCGTCCCTTCGGGCCATCGCCGGGCGGGGGTCGTGCCGGTCGTTCGAACCCGATCCGATCCCGCGCGATACGCTCAGAACGCTCGGCGCCATCGCGCTTGCGTCGCCATCGAAAAGCGACCTACAACAGCGCGATATCGTGATCGTCGATGATGCGGAACAAAAGACGCGGCTGCTGGATCTTGTCGCGGACCAGGCCTGGACGGCCGGGGTGCCCTCCCTTGTCGTCTTCTGTGCCAACAACCGCCGCCAGCGCCACCTGCACGACATGCAAGGGCTCGACTTTGCCAACGATCATCTCGATGCGTTCTTCAACGCCAGTGTGGACGCGGGCATCGCGCTGGCAAGCTTCGTCATCGCAGCGGAAGCGGCGGGCCTTGGTTGCTGCCCGATCAGCACGATCCGAAATCGCGCGGCAGAGGCAAGCGATATTCTGGGGCTGCCGGATTATGTTTTTCCCGTCGCCGCACTGGCCATCGGTCGCCCGGCCGCTGCCCCCCCGATCAGCCCCCGCCTGCCGCTGCGGGCCACACTGCATCTGGACCGTTTCAATGAAACGACGGTCGAGGACATCGCGGCCTACGACGCGGACCGCGCCGCCGTGCAACCCTATTCAAAGCAACGTCGGACCGATCTTTACGGCAGCAGCGAAAACTACACATGGTCGATGGACAAGGCCCGCCAGTACAGCCTGCCGGAACGCACCGATTTCGCGCGGTTCATCCGCGGCAAGGGCTTCCGCCTTGATTAA
- a CDS encoding zinc-binding dehydrogenase, translated as MAARFEISDDGLAARLENNGGLPDVVYECVGKPGLMDLSVALAALRDVIVGVGLCVEPNTFGSFTALHKEVTIKMSAFFTMPQFETVLRQHERTTLPPTPTACHRHSDPRRRAAVVCRASHQN; from the coding sequence ATGGCGGCGAGGTTTGAGATATCCGATGACGGCCTCGCCGCGAGACTTGAGAACAATGGCGGCCTGCCTGACGTCGTTTATGAATGCGTGGGCAAGCCTGGGCTGATGGATCTGTCCGTGGCGCTTGCCGCTCTGCGCGATGTGATCGTCGGGGTCGGCCTCTGTGTGGAACCGAACACATTCGGAAGCTTTACCGCCCTGCACAAGGAAGTGACCATAAAGATGTCCGCCTTCTTTACGATGCCCCAGTTCGAGACCGTACTGCGACAGCATGAACGCACAACCCTTCCCCCGACGCCAACTGCTTGTCACCGACACAGTGACCCTCGAAGACGTGCCGCAGTCGTTTGCCGCGCTTCACACCAAAACTGA
- a CDS encoding LysR family transcriptional regulator, which produces MPHPKRFLPPMTALRALESFERTGNVTQTGLELGVSQSAVSRQLKVLEDYLDTPLFTRDKKSITLTSAARDYCTQVRAALEQIGTASLRLKANPRGGQLNIAMLPAFGVRWLAPKLPDFLARHPEVTVNLSTRLKPFDFANEPFHGAIHFGQKDWTDVAYHELMREYVVPVASPKVAASLRSNSLSDIFALPLLHLDTRPDAWERWAQALGQEIHYPVGMLFDQFASMVQAAIHGMGAALLPTYLVENELEDGRLVALWSESKASIGTYYFVWPKDEAKYQPREFFLDWLRQDESGCAASP; this is translated from the coding sequence ATGCCGCATCCGAAGCGGTTTCTGCCGCCGATGACGGCGCTGCGGGCACTGGAATCGTTCGAGCGGACAGGCAATGTGACGCAAACCGGTCTTGAACTGGGCGTGTCGCAAAGCGCGGTGAGTCGTCAGCTCAAGGTACTGGAGGACTACCTGGATACGCCGCTTTTCACGCGGGACAAAAAGAGCATCACGCTGACCTCCGCCGCACGCGATTACTGCACGCAGGTCAGGGCCGCGCTGGAGCAGATCGGAACCGCGAGCCTGCGCCTGAAGGCGAACCCCAGAGGGGGACAGCTGAATATCGCCATGCTCCCGGCGTTCGGGGTGCGCTGGCTGGCACCGAAGCTGCCTGACTTTCTGGCGCGGCATCCCGAAGTCACCGTGAACCTGAGCACGCGGTTGAAGCCCTTCGATTTTGCCAACGAGCCTTTTCACGGCGCCATCCACTTTGGTCAGAAGGATTGGACCGACGTCGCCTATCACGAACTCATGCGGGAATACGTCGTACCCGTGGCATCACCCAAAGTCGCCGCCAGCCTTCGGAGCAACAGCCTGAGCGACATTTTCGCTCTTCCGCTCCTGCATCTGGATACACGCCCCGATGCCTGGGAACGGTGGGCGCAGGCGCTTGGTCAGGAGATTCATTACCCTGTGGGAATGCTGTTCGATCAGTTTGCGTCGATGGTCCAGGCGGCCATCCACGGCATGGGAGCGGCGCTTCTGCCCACCTATCTTGTCGAAAACGAGTTGGAGGACGGTCGTTTGGTGGCGCTTTGGTCTGAAAGCAAGGCCAGCATCGGAACCTATTATTTTGTCTGGCCAAAGGATGAGGCGAAATATCAACCAAGGGAATTTTTCCTGGATTGGTTGCGACAGGACGAGAGCGGTTGCGCGGCGTCACCGTGA
- a CDS encoding IS6 family transposase, protein MILSVPSSALKGYRFPRSVIGYAVWAYHRFALSLRDVEDLLAERGITVSHETIRDWVAKFGTQIAAKIRRDRDQPADKWHLDEVVIPIRGKKHWLWRAVDGNGDTLEILMQSRRNANAAKQFLRKLMKRWGTPRVIVTDKLRSYGVAIRELCPGADHRSHKGLNNRSEASHRHTRRREKIFGRFKSARHAQMFLSVHDQTAVLFRPKRHRLTAADYRQTRTEALGLWARYVREIVA, encoded by the coding sequence ATGATATTGTCTGTTCCGTCGTCGGCCCTGAAGGGGTATCGCTTTCCACGCTCGGTCATTGGCTATGCCGTTTGGGCCTACCACCGTTTCGCCCTCAGCCTGCGGGACGTTGAGGATCTTTTGGCAGAACGCGGCATCACGGTCAGCCATGAGACGATCCGAGATTGGGTGGCGAAATTTGGAACGCAGATTGCGGCCAAGATCCGACGTGATCGCGATCAGCCCGCTGACAAGTGGCACTTGGACGAAGTTGTGATCCCGATCCGCGGGAAGAAGCACTGGCTCTGGCGCGCGGTCGATGGCAACGGAGATACGCTTGAAATCCTTATGCAATCGCGCCGAAACGCTAACGCAGCAAAGCAGTTTCTCCGGAAACTCATGAAGCGTTGGGGCACTCCTCGGGTCATAGTGACGGATAAATTGCGCAGTTACGGCGTTGCGATCCGCGAGCTTTGTCCTGGCGCTGATCATCGGTCACACAAGGGACTGAACAACCGCAGCGAGGCATCACATCGGCACACCCGTCGACGAGAGAAGATATTCGGCCGGTTCAAATCAGCCAGACACGCCCAGATGTTCCTGTCCGTCCATGATCAAACTGCCGTTCTCTTTCGCCCGAAACGCCACCGCCTCACCGCCGCCGATTACCGCCAAACAAGAACAGAGGCCCTTGGCCTCTGGGCGCGCTACGTCCGCGAAATCGTTGCCTGA
- a CDS encoding glycosyltransferase family 2 protein encodes MKICAITMVYRDYWALSQWYAHYSRHLGSDNLFIVAHGADPRIATICPRANVIAVPRTDLAGFDRMRGQLLNSIQDGLGVIYDWVIRTDADELICIDPAHYASFADLFRSHRRYNALFALGLNIAEDVEDGTMKATDAALTKRSNAVFSGHYSKAWAVRRGTHLVRHGIGLTKDAVMVMPEGVYLAHLKYASIDALADANAHRSEIASGKENGLPGSAWLHADKDAMKFFDMFQKAAMTEWSAAKAQAYAAIANDPVRDETQKVLRARSATFDSRTVLPEWFKYC; translated from the coding sequence ATGAAGATATGTGCGATCACAATGGTTTACCGAGACTACTGGGCGTTATCACAATGGTACGCGCATTATTCACGGCACCTTGGTTCGGATAACCTGTTCATTGTGGCTCACGGAGCTGATCCAAGGATCGCCACAATTTGCCCCCGGGCAAATGTGATTGCGGTTCCCAGGACAGACCTGGCCGGTTTCGACAGAATGCGAGGGCAGCTGCTCAATAGCATTCAGGATGGATTGGGTGTCATATATGACTGGGTGATCAGAACCGACGCTGATGAGCTGATCTGCATTGATCCGGCGCATTATGCATCGTTCGCCGATTTGTTCAGGTCACATCGCCGGTACAACGCCTTGTTTGCCCTTGGGCTGAACATCGCTGAAGATGTTGAGGATGGCACAATGAAGGCGACAGACGCCGCGCTGACAAAGCGTAGCAATGCAGTTTTCTCGGGGCATTATAGCAAGGCTTGGGCGGTTAGACGCGGTACGCATCTGGTTCGACACGGAATAGGTCTGACTAAGGACGCGGTGATGGTGATGCCTGAGGGTGTTTATCTGGCGCATCTGAAATACGCCAGCATCGACGCACTTGCCGACGCCAATGCGCATCGGTCAGAAATCGCATCCGGTAAGGAGAATGGCCTACCCGGAAGTGCCTGGTTGCACGCGGATAAAGATGCCATGAAGTTCTTCGACATGTTTCAGAAAGCCGCCATGACCGAATGGAGCGCAGCAAAGGCGCAAGCCTACGCGGCCATCGCGAATGACCCGGTTCGTGATGAGACCCAAAAAGTGCTCAGAGCCAGATCGGCTACGTTCGATAGTCGAACGGTACTGCCAGAATGGTTCAAATACTGCTGA
- a CDS encoding glutathione S-transferase family protein — MLTLYFAKGTAALPVHIALEEAGADYDLRQLDFSKNEQTEAAFLDVNPKGRVPALITEKGVLTEAAAILVYIGQTFDAAGLLPADPFELAQAQSFNMYLASTVHVAHAHKQRGARWADDPATIEAMKAKVTQNMTDCAELVETRYLKGPWVMGERYSICDPYLFLMARWLEVDGVDTAAFPGIRAHREMMEARPAVRAVLKYHE; from the coding sequence ATGCTGACGCTGTACTTTGCAAAGGGAACCGCCGCGTTGCCGGTCCATATCGCGCTGGAGGAAGCAGGGGCGGACTACGATCTGCGCCAGCTGGACTTTTCGAAGAACGAGCAGACAGAGGCGGCATTTCTCGACGTCAATCCCAAGGGGCGGGTGCCTGCGCTGATCACCGAAAAGGGGGTCCTGACAGAGGCGGCGGCGATCCTCGTCTACATCGGCCAGACCTTCGATGCCGCGGGGCTGCTTCCCGCTGATCCGTTTGAACTGGCGCAGGCTCAGTCCTTCAACATGTATCTGGCCTCCACCGTCCACGTTGCCCATGCGCACAAACAACGCGGGGCACGCTGGGCGGACGACCCCGCGACCATAGAGGCGATGAAGGCGAAGGTGACGCAGAACATGACTGACTGCGCCGAACTGGTGGAGACCCGCTATCTCAAAGGTCCCTGGGTGATGGGAGAACGCTATAGCATCTGCGATCCCTACCTGTTCCTCATGGCGCGCTGGCTGGAGGTCGACGGTGTCGATACGGCGGCCTTTCCGGGCATCAGGGCGCACCGCGAGATGATGGAGGCGCGCCCGGCTGTCCGGGCGGTCCTGAAATATCATGAGTGA
- a CDS encoding pyridoxal phosphate-dependent aminotransferase produces the protein MLTKAHRIDGMALSEIVAITEEAARLRAAGHDVLALSTGEPDFATPAHICEAAQRAMQTGQTRYPATAGTPALRSAIAQQAGVEPGNVIVSTGAKQVLSNIFLATLNPGDEVIVPAPYWTSYSDIVALSGGKTTVLPCGADAGFKLTPAQLEAAITPRTRWVLLNSPSNPSGAVYSADELAALGTVLACHPHVWIASDEIYDLICYAPFTSFRVACPDLAERTIVINGVSKAHAMTGWRIGWGIAPAELIKAMIAVQGQITSGACSISQAAALEAVTGEQGHIAERLDAFRDRRDFVVEALNAIPGITCPVPDGAFYVFPSCAAVLGQRTPDGTTLDTDADFCTYVLAATGLAIVPGRAFGLPGHFRLSYAYARADLEDGCARLNRAVQGLTSNQRTTS, from the coding sequence ATGCTGACAAAGGCCCATAGAATAGACGGAATGGCGCTTTCCGAGATCGTTGCAATCACGGAAGAGGCCGCGCGGCTGCGGGCTGCGGGTCATGATGTTTTGGCATTAAGCACGGGGGAGCCTGATTTTGCGACGCCTGCGCATATCTGCGAGGCGGCCCAAAGGGCGATGCAAACCGGGCAGACGCGGTACCCCGCTACGGCTGGCACGCCCGCGCTGCGGTCCGCGATAGCTCAGCAGGCCGGGGTCGAACCCGGCAACGTCATCGTCTCGACCGGCGCCAAGCAGGTGTTGTCGAATATCTTCCTGGCCACGCTGAACCCAGGCGACGAGGTGATCGTGCCCGCGCCCTACTGGACGAGCTATTCCGACATCGTCGCGCTGTCCGGCGGGAAAACAACTGTGCTGCCCTGCGGTGCCGACGCGGGCTTCAAACTGACACCCGCGCAGCTGGAGGCCGCGATCACGCCCCGCACGCGCTGGGTCTTGCTGAACTCGCCGTCCAACCCCTCGGGCGCGGTCTACAGCGCCGACGAACTGGCGGCGCTCGGAACGGTTCTGGCGTGCCACCCGCATGTCTGGATCGCCTCGGACGAGATCTACGACCTGATCTGTTATGCGCCCTTCACCTCCTTCCGCGTGGCCTGCCCCGATCTGGCAGAGCGTACCATCGTGATCAACGGCGTCTCCAAGGCCCATGCGATGACCGGCTGGCGCATCGGCTGGGGCATTGCCCCGGCAGAGCTGATCAAGGCCATGATCGCGGTGCAGGGGCAGATCACCTCGGGGGCCTGTTCAATCTCGCAGGCCGCCGCGCTGGAGGCCGTCACCGGGGAACAGGGCCATATTGCCGAACGGCTGGACGCGTTCCGCGACCGCCGCGACTTCGTCGTGGAGGCCCTGAACGCCATTCCCGGCATCACCTGCCCCGTCCCGGACGGCGCCTTCTACGTCTTCCCGTCCTGTGCGGCGGTGCTGGGACAAAGAACACCGGACGGTACGACGCTCGACACAGACGCCGATTTCTGCACCTACGTGCTTGCCGCGACGGGCCTTGCCATCGTGCCCGGTCGTGCCTTCGGGCTGCCGGGGCATTTCCGACTTTCCTACGCCTACGCGCGCGCCGATCTCGAAGATGGCTGCGCGCGCCTGAACCGGGCCGTGCAAGGCCTGACCTCGAACCAAAGGACGACTTCATGA
- a CDS encoding succinate dehydrogenase/fumarate reductase iron-sulfur subunit: MSVSVWRGDAVGSFQPFDVKVEDNQTVLDVVAWIQQYADPTLSYRYACRVGMCGSCAMMVNGTPRWTCRTHVKKVLVDGHIEIAPLRNLPVIKDLATDMDPFFDKWVAAEGVHHPTLTRNDPIEAIDPAEAARVESAAGIECINCSVCYAACDTVANNPDFLGPAALQRAWTVYNDSKNADKQTILDAVSGAGGCHNCHSQGSCAVHCPNDLNPMNAIAGLKRETARNFFKRRS; this comes from the coding sequence ATGTCTGTCTCGGTCTGGCGCGGCGACGCCGTGGGGTCGTTTCAGCCCTTTGACGTCAAGGTCGAGGACAACCAGACCGTGCTGGACGTCGTCGCCTGGATCCAGCAGTACGCCGACCCGACGCTGAGCTATCGCTACGCCTGTCGCGTGGGCATGTGCGGTTCCTGTGCGATGATGGTGAACGGCACGCCGCGCTGGACCTGCCGTACCCATGTCAAGAAGGTGCTGGTGGACGGTCACATTGAAATCGCGCCGCTGCGCAATCTGCCGGTGATCAAGGATTTGGCGACCGATATGGACCCGTTCTTTGACAAATGGGTCGCGGCGGAAGGGGTCCATCACCCAACCCTGACCCGCAACGACCCGATCGAGGCAATCGACCCCGCAGAAGCCGCGCGGGTCGAAAGCGCGGCGGGCATCGAATGCATCAACTGTTCGGTCTGTTACGCCGCCTGCGATACGGTCGCGAACAATCCCGATTTCCTGGGCCCCGCTGCGCTGCAACGGGCCTGGACCGTCTACAACGACAGCAAGAATGCGGACAAACAGACGATTCTGGACGCCGTGTCGGGTGCTGGCGGTTGCCACAATTGCCACAGCCAGGGCAGCTGCGCGGTGCATTGCCCGAACGATTTGAACCCGATGAACGCCATTGCGGGTCTGAAGCGGGAGACCGCGCGCAACTTCTTCAAGAGGCGCTCGTGA
- a CDS encoding thiamine pyrophosphate-binding protein, whose translation MMRGADLLVKTLASAGITRIFALSGNQIMPIFDACFDAGIDIVHTRHEAAAVFMAEAYAQLTGTVGVALVTAGAGAANALGPLFTCSESETPVLLLTGDSPIGQDGRGAFQELDQVPMTAPVTKLSFRPTRAADFGVETARAMRVALSGRSGPVHMALPFDLVEADVGDGDMPRAVTKEPMALSVPDAAAIAAAIAGAARPVIICGPAMNATRTPDRLAALEVAMGAPVIVMQSPRGLKDPALGDIGKALGQADLVVCLGKRIDFTLGFGSAAVFDADCRWMVVQASMAERDRAHRNLGNRLSACLAADPRDSLGVLIEAGQGGHDQWRTEVAAHVQRRGFSATDTVPSGRITPAQLCAAVQRQIDRAAHSVMICDGGEFGQWAQAATRADRRVVNGMSGAIGGGLCYALGARAAAPDAAIFALMGDGTVGFHFAEFETAARAGLPFVAVIGNDQRWNAEHQIQLRDYGPERLIGCGLSGARYDLAARGLGAHGEYVTSLDELDAALDRAVQSGKPACVNVLIEGLPAPSGSAH comes from the coding sequence ATGATGCGCGGCGCGGATCTATTGGTAAAAACGCTGGCATCCGCTGGGATCACCCGCATTTTCGCTTTGTCGGGGAACCAGATCATGCCGATCTTCGACGCCTGTTTCGATGCCGGGATAGATATCGTCCACACCCGCCACGAAGCGGCGGCGGTGTTCATGGCGGAAGCCTATGCGCAGCTGACCGGGACGGTGGGCGTGGCTTTGGTGACTGCCGGGGCAGGGGCGGCGAATGCGCTGGGGCCGCTGTTCACCTGCTCTGAGTCAGAGACGCCGGTGCTGCTGCTGACCGGCGATTCTCCCATCGGGCAGGATGGCAGGGGCGCTTTCCAGGAGCTTGACCAGGTGCCGATGACAGCGCCAGTGACCAAGCTGTCGTTCCGTCCGACCCGCGCGGCGGATTTCGGAGTTGAGACTGCCCGCGCGATGCGGGTGGCGCTGTCGGGGCGGTCGGGACCGGTGCATATGGCGTTGCCTTTCGACCTGGTCGAGGCGGACGTGGGGGATGGCGACATGCCCCGCGCGGTCACGAAAGAGCCGATGGCCCTGTCGGTGCCCGATGCGGCGGCAATTGCTGCGGCTATCGCTGGTGCGGCGCGGCCCGTCATCATTTGCGGCCCCGCCATGAATGCCACGCGCACCCCAGACAGGCTGGCCGCGCTGGAGGTGGCGATGGGCGCGCCGGTCATCGTGATGCAAAGCCCGCGTGGCCTGAAGGACCCGGCGCTTGGCGATATCGGCAAGGCGCTGGGGCAGGCGGACCTTGTCGTCTGCCTTGGTAAACGGATCGACTTTACCCTCGGGTTTGGCAGCGCGGCTGTGTTCGACGCTGATTGTCGGTGGATGGTTGTTCAGGCCAGCATGGCCGAGCGGGACCGGGCGCATCGCAACCTTGGCAATCGGCTTTCCGCCTGTCTTGCCGCCGACCCCCGTGACAGTCTCGGTGTTCTGATAGAGGCCGGGCAGGGGGGGCACGACCAGTGGCGAACCGAGGTGGCGGCGCATGTGCAGCGGCGCGGGTTCAGCGCCACCGACACGGTGCCGTCCGGGCGGATCACACCCGCGCAATTGTGCGCCGCCGTGCAGCGGCAGATCGACCGGGCGGCACATTCCGTGATGATTTGCGATGGCGGCGAGTTCGGCCAGTGGGCGCAGGCCGCCACGCGGGCGGACCGCCGGGTGGTGAACGGAATGTCCGGGGCCATCGGGGGTGGCCTGTGTTACGCTCTGGGCGCCCGGGCTGCGGCGCCGGATGCCGCGATCTTTGCGCTTATGGGGGACGGCACGGTCGGCTTCCACTTTGCCGAGTTCGAGACGGCGGCGCGGGCGGGTCTGCCTTTTGTCGCGGTGATCGGCAATGACCAACGCTGGAACGCCGAACACCAGATCCAGCTGCGCGATTACGGCCCCGAACGGCTGATCGGATGCGGGCTCAGCGGGGCGCGGTATGACCTGGCCGCCCGGGGGCTTGGCGCGCATGGGGAGTACGTGACATCACTCGACGAGCTTGATGCGGCATTGGACCGCGCGGTGCAAAGCGGCAAGCCTGCTTGCGTCAATGTATTGATCGAGGGCCTGCCGGCCCCGAGCGGGTCCGCGCATTAA
- a CDS encoding SDR family NAD(P)-dependent oxidoreductase, translated as MRSNQIFDVAGKVIVVTGAASGIGYAIAEAMADNDATVVLSDVDGPGLEAAAAQLSARGGEVTTALLDVSDRQAVEGVMAEVVDRHKRLDVVFANAGVTGGRGYAMPEGEIENASMDAWRTCMAINLDGAFGTMAAAARHMKSQKSGSIVVTTSIAALITNPMPSYGYHAAKAGAAHLVRMAARELGPYGVRVNGIAPGPFVTNIGGGRLKDPAIQAGFTASVPMARAAQPDEIKGLALLLASPAGGYITGAIIPIDGGDSA; from the coding sequence ATGCGAAGCAATCAGATCTTTGACGTTGCCGGCAAAGTCATCGTGGTCACAGGTGCCGCGAGCGGTATCGGTTACGCCATTGCCGAAGCGATGGCCGACAACGATGCCACCGTGGTGTTGAGCGATGTGGACGGTCCCGGGCTGGAAGCTGCCGCGGCGCAACTTTCAGCTAGGGGCGGGGAGGTCACGACCGCGCTTCTGGACGTGTCCGACCGCCAGGCGGTCGAAGGCGTCATGGCAGAGGTCGTCGACCGCCACAAAAGGCTGGATGTGGTCTTTGCCAATGCAGGAGTCACCGGCGGGCGCGGCTACGCCATGCCCGAGGGAGAAATCGAAAATGCATCGATGGACGCCTGGCGAACCTGCATGGCGATCAATCTGGACGGCGCTTTCGGGACCATGGCCGCCGCCGCCCGTCATATGAAATCGCAAAAATCGGGTTCAATCGTGGTGACGACTTCGATCGCGGCCCTGATCACAAACCCGATGCCCAGCTACGGCTATCACGCCGCCAAAGCGGGGGCCGCGCATCTCGTGCGCATGGCTGCTCGTGAGCTTGGTCCCTATGGCGTGCGGGTCAACGGCATCGCACCGGGTCCCTTCGTCACCAACATCGGCGGCGGTCGGTTGAAAGATCCCGCTATACAGGCCGGTTTCACCGCCAGCGTCCCAATGGCGCGCGCCGCCCAACCCGATGAGATAAAGGGCCTTGCGCTATTGCTGGCCTCGCCTGCCGGTGGATATATTACCGGCGCGATCATCCCCATCGATGGCGGCGATTCCGCGTGA
- the sdhC gene encoding succinate dehydrogenase, cytochrome b556 subunit → MRRGYRNHTLWAAYLLHRLSGVALVLFLPVHFWVLSYALNQPEHLDGFLRWTDMGIVKLAEFGLVFLLAAHMSGGLRLMALEWLPWTSGQKTAAAGAVAASTLIAGVFLMRAI, encoded by the coding sequence ATGAGGCGTGGATATCGCAACCATACGCTATGGGCCGCCTATCTGCTGCACCGCCTGTCCGGCGTGGCGCTGGTATTGTTCCTGCCGGTGCATTTCTGGGTGCTGTCCTACGCGCTGAACCAGCCTGAACATCTTGATGGGTTTCTGCGATGGACCGACATGGGCATCGTCAAGCTTGCCGAATTCGGTCTGGTCTTCCTGCTGGCCGCGCATATGTCCGGCGGTTTGCGCCTGATGGCGCTGGAATGGCTGCCCTGGACATCGGGCCAGAAGACCGCCGCCGCCGGTGCGGTTGCCGCCTCGACCCTGATCGCGGGCGTTTTCCTGATGAGGGCCATCTGA
- a CDS encoding succinate dehydrogenase: MMTLGLYMAQRISALIMAPLVLLHIGVMIYAIQGGLSAAEILGRTRGSILWFAVYGTFVAAVSVHGAIGLRTVLSEWAGLRGGALNAVAWGVFALLMVLGMQAVYGVTAA; the protein is encoded by the coding sequence GTGATGACGCTTGGCCTTTATATGGCGCAGCGGATTTCTGCGCTGATCATGGCGCCGCTGGTGCTGCTGCATATCGGCGTGATGATCTATGCCATCCAGGGCGGGCTGTCCGCCGCCGAGATCCTTGGCCGGACCAGGGGCAGTATTCTGTGGTTCGCGGTCTATGGCACATTCGTCGCCGCGGTGTCGGTACACGGGGCGATCGGTCTGCGCACCGTGCTGTCGGAATGGGCCGGCCTGCGGGGCGGGGCGCTGAACGCGGTGGCCTGGGGCGTCTTCGCCCTGCTGATGGTCCTTGGCATGCAGGCGGTCTACGGGGTGACAGCGGCATGA